The proteins below come from a single Plodia interpunctella isolate USDA-ARS_2022_Savannah chromosome 21, ilPloInte3.2, whole genome shotgun sequence genomic window:
- the LOC128679294 gene encoding cytochrome P450 4C1-like encodes MFEDCFKVSLPVLMTAVVILSSLLYWQYWRWTHRRMLELAKLVPGPPALPIIGNALIFMTKPEEQLKKIAGILDMYGQYARVWLGPDLNIVVKNPTDVRLLLTSNKVNQKGPLYDFMKPFIGPGILTGGPSWRNHRKIANPSYSKKSVHHYTETFNREATELVKVLLGKDPGVTFDLYSDMVQCTTQCVCQTLMGLSKEDSQNVLLMDDVVQDTQRIYDMLFKKMTRWWLQIPFINWLSGNLHKEKQILRMLDTFTSDILQKRRRALKVEDLGEDVMGIVDRYILSGELTDQEIKWETFTLFTTSQEASAKIASGVLLFLAYLPEWQDKVYNEIVELLGAEDEPVTEKQVKELQHLDMVFKETLRYFSIAAMTQRTVEEEITINNGKITLPAGTSLVIPIHEIHRDPQYWDEPLKVKPERFLPQNIGHRDPNAFVPFSLGPMDCLGRVYATALIKIIVVVILRAVRVEARGSPHDLPLNVAISVKPAGGYLLTARPRRTTNGLHRSL; translated from the exons atgtttgaagaCTGCTTTAAAGTCAGCCTGCCAGTACTAATGACAGCAGTTGTGATTTTATCGTCGTTGTTATATTGGCAATACTGGCGATGGACGCACAGACGGATGTTGGAACTGGCCAAGCTGGTGCCCGGACCCCCGGCTCTGCCTATCATCGGCAATGCACTCATCTTCATGACAAAACCTGAAG AGCAACTAAAGAAGATTGCTGGTATCTTGGACATGTACGGGCAGTACGCAAGGGTTTGGCTCGGCCCTGACCTGAATATCGTTGTGAAGAATCCGACTGATGTCAGG TTGTTGCTGACAAGTAACAAAGTGAACCAGAAGGGTCCACTTTACGACTTCATGAAGCCGTTTATCGGCCCAGGGATACTCACTGGAG GTCCTAGCTGGCGCAATCACAGGAAGATAGCGAATCCGTCATACAGCAAGAAGTCAGTGCACCATTACACGGAGACGTTCAACAGAGAGGCTACGGAGCTGGTCAAGGTGCTTCTGGGGAAAGACCCGGGGGTCACATTCGATTTGTACTCCGACATGGTTCAATGTACCACGCAGTGTGTTTGCC AGACGCTCATGGGACTATCCAAGGAAGATTCTCAAAATGTTCTTCTTATGGATGACGTGGTCCAGGATACTCAAAG AATCTACGACATGTTATTCAAAAAGATGACGCGGTGGTGGTTGCAGATACCATTCATAAACTGGCTCTCCGGGAACCTTCACAAAGAGAAACAGATCTTGAGAATGCTGGACACATTCACATCAGACATCCTGCAGAAGAGACGGAGGGCTTTGAAG GTTGAAGATCTTGGTGAGGATGTCATGGGGATTGTCGATAGGTACATCTTGAGCGGGGAGCTGACGGACCAGGAGATCAAGTGGGAGACGTTCACCCTGTTTACCACT agtCAAGAAGCGTCTGCTAAAATAGCGAGCGGTGTGCTTCTATTTTTAGCGTATCTTCCTGAATGGCAG GATAAAGTCTACAACGAAATAGTGGAGCTATTGGGAGCTGAAGATGAGCCAGTGACGGAGAAGCAGGTGAAGGAGCTGCAGCATCTCGACATGGTCTTCAAGGAAACCCTTCGATATTTCTCTATAGCCGCCATGACGCAGCGCACTGTGGAGgaagaaattactataaataatg GAAAGATAACGCTACCAGCGGGCACATCCCTAGTGATCCCCATCCACGAGATCCACCGCGACCCTCAGTACTGGGACGAGCCACTGAAGGTCAAGCCCGAGCGGTTCTTACCCCAAAACATCGGCCACCGGGACCCTAACGCCTTTGTGCCGTTCAGTCTTGGCCCTATGGACTGCTTGG GTCGCGTATACGCCACGGCGCTCATAAAAATTATCGTAGTGGTGATCCTGCGAGCCGTGCGAGTGGAGGCCCGGGGCTCCCCGCACGACCTCCCGCTCAACGTGGCCATCTCCGTCAAGCCTGCGGGCGGCTACCTCCTCACGGCCAGGCCCAGGAGGACCACCAACGGTCTGCATAGGAGCTTGTAG
- the nesd gene encoding protein nessun dorma: protein MPSLYTFSRSDSEILQELLRVFSSGRGTAREQWTLQAEVMVEPVGWDALWKLSKDFCKKFEVRFPCIACVTVTSVDFEALSACVEVLSVQHETVSLPETVEDIPLIELWPTMKQKEQCINAATTAEFIDLLRFYYNEIWMPWDDQDDKILLPNTIEDRMKLWSELHNGSIPHCVARSITLLRSSAIHAHDKLKELDSSLCEMDITDEDDSLLPPNYISLCAEMNARLDGLMSKWTLYENPLIREQYLAKARNKYQKNKSKKHVVALWQGGSPLEFSEISKFLVSRLADDCTLTVMTSADDALSLEPEEVVVCSDNYEIPEMPLSQVSICSFNGSTLRASGVRSCLLSLSAACSVRALALSAARVGTVLAARAGSLRLRACALSDPSETDQSNFAQGIVAMAGANIYVEDCTFDNFYSGIVVHKGAQVELHNCKITRCGVGVQMFSGAKVTLNGTVITQCVEQCIRCEVDRDSGARTEVDGLQIIGNCTIGSGDLQKEILIVHQDDIQ from the exons ATGCCCTCCCTGTATACATTCTCGCGAAGTGATAGCGAGATTCTCCAGGAATTGCTTCGGGTATTCAGCTCTGGTCGAGGTACTGCTCGTGAGCAATGGACCTTGCAAGCCGAGGTTATGGTGGAACCAGTTGGTTGGGACGCGTTGTGGAAACTATCcaaagatttttgtaaaaaatttg AAGTGAGATTCCCCTGCATTGCCTGTGTGACAGTAACCTCTGTAGACTTTGAAGCCCTATCAGCGTGTGTTGAGGTGCTCAGTGTCCAGCATGAGACAGTGTCATTACCGGAGACCGTTGAAGACATCCCACTTATAGAACTGTGGCCGACCATGAAGCAGAAGGAGCAGTGCATCAATGCTGCTACTACTGCAGAATTCATAGATTTATTGag attttattacaacgaAATATGGATGCCCTGGGATGACCAAGATGACAAGATTCTCCTTCCGAACACAATAGAAGACCGTATGAAGCTGTGGTCAGAGCTCCACAACGGTAGCATACCTCATTGTGTGGCGAGGTCCATCACTCTGTTGCGCAGTAGTGCAATACACGCTCATGATAAACTTAAAGAATTGGACTCTTCGCTCTGTGAGATGGATATTACGGATGAAGATG ATTCCCTGTTACCTCCAAACTACATATCGCTATGTGCTGAGATGAACGCTCGGCTTGATGGACTCATGTCAAAATGGACCTTATATGAAAACCCTCTTATCAGAGAGCAGTATTTAGCAAAGGCCAGGAATAAATACCAGaagaataaaagtaaaaaacat GTTGTAGCCCTATGGCAGGGCGGGTCACCACTAGAATTCTCCGAGATCTCAAAATTCCTCGTGTCCCGCCTCGCTGACGACTGCACGCTGACAGTCATGACGTCAGCTGACGACGCGCTGTCACTGGAGCCCGAAGAGGTTGTGGTGTGCAGCGACAACTATGAGATACCAGAGATGCCGCTCTCGCAAGTTTCTATATGTAGCTTCAATG GAAGCACACTGCGCGCGTCCGGCGTGCGGTCGTGCTTGCTGTCGCTGAGCGCAGCGTGCAGCGTGCGCGCGCTCGCGCTGAGCGCCGCGCGCGTGGGCACCGTGCTGGCCGCGCGCGCCGGCTCGCTGCGGCTCCGCGCCTGCGCGCTCTCCGACCCCTCGGAGACCGACCag AGTAATTTCGCACAAGGCATAGTGGCTATGGCGGGAGCGAACATATACGTGGAAGACTGCACGTTTGATAATTTCTACTCTGGGATTGTGGTGCATAAAGGAGCGCAG GTGGAGCTACACAACTGCAAGATAACGCGGTGCGGCGTCGGTGTGCAGATGTTTTCAGGAGCGAAAGTCACTCTGAACGGGACTGTCATAACGCAGTGTGTAGAGCAATGCATACGCTGTGAGGTCGacagggacagcggcgcacgcACAGA GGTGGATGGACTGCAAATTATCGGAAACTGCACGATTGGTTCAGGTGACCTTCAGAAGGAAATTCTCATCGTTCATCAAGACGACATACAGTGA